A single Callithrix jacchus isolate 240 chromosome 4, calJac240_pri, whole genome shotgun sequence DNA region contains:
- the LOC144582244 gene encoding uncharacterized protein LOC144582244 — MGSRAPVSCKSWAPARPAPAQPLHPRPPPNVCTSIKAAGLAPEEGGAGRPGPPQRAPPRGGCPAAGDAPRLPRTGSSSLFSARGSRSRASLERPRGLICPSSRRARLPPLPGTIALCWTLGRAALDSPQSCGSRASDASTLHSGSFQCTSRHTSLATELQAASRTPRIVDQAAPASGVPSALTIWKRKLRVQRGKWTEISNSKKTPSRKRRT, encoded by the coding sequence ATGGGCTCCCGCGCTCCTGTTTCCTGTAAATCCTGGGCCCCAGCCCGCCCAGCCCCGGCCCAGCCCCTACACCCCCGCCCTCCCCCAAATGTTTGCACCTCCATCAAAGCGGCAGGACTGGCCCCGGAGGAAGGAGGAGCTGGACGCCCCGGCCCACCCCAACGCGCACCTCCGCGAGGGGGCTGCCCGGCCGCGGGAGATGCTCCCCGACTCCCGCGCACTGGGTCCTCCTCGCTGTTCAGCGCGCGGGGATCCCGCAGCCGCGCCAGTCTGGAACGTCCGCGCGGCCTCATCTGTCCCAGCTCGAGGCGCGCgcgcctccctcccctcccagggACCATCGCACTCTGCTGGACTTTGGGACGCGCGGCGCTCGACTCGCCTCAGTCGTGCGGGTCTCGTGCCTCCGACGCCTCAACGCTTCATTCTGGCAGTTTCCAGTGCACCAGTCGCCACACGTCCCTCGCCACGGAGCTCCAGGCGGCGTCGCGGACACCTAGGATCGTGGATCAGGCCGCCCCGGCGTCGGGTGTCCCCTCGGCTCTCACCATCTGGAAAAGGAAGCTCCGCGTGCAGAGAGGGAAATGGACGGAAATAAGCAATAGCAAAAAGACCCCTTCTAGGAAGCGTCGGACTTGA